One Burkholderiaceae bacterium DAT-1 DNA segment encodes these proteins:
- a CDS encoding DUF4124 domain-containing protein, producing MLKYLLLMACLSSAYADTIYRCTEKGKVTLQQTPCPVTSKEKTVNLVPNVIDRREGRMNDRATAERVERQQFVQAQARAQYEDDPWERDRRERERKAQSIECGNAKRTVEHYRATNKISRNSREWEGAMNACWRDCGIYC from the coding sequence ATGCTAAAATATCTTTTGCTAATGGCTTGTTTGAGTTCGGCTTACGCCGATACGATTTATCGATGCACAGAAAAGGGCAAAGTCACGCTGCAACAGACGCCGTGCCCGGTTACGTCAAAGGAGAAAACGGTCAATCTGGTGCCCAATGTGATTGATCGTAGAGAAGGGCGAATGAATGATCGAGCAACTGCAGAGCGTGTAGAGCGGCAGCAATTTGTGCAAGCACAAGCGAGAGCACAATACGAGGACGATCCTTGGGAGCGAGATCGAAGAGAACGCGAGCGCAAAGCGCAGTCTATTGAGTGCGGCAATGCCAAACGTACCGTTGAGCATTACCGTGCGACCAATAAAATCTCTCGTAATTCGCGGGAGTGGGAAGGTGCAATGAATGCGTGTTGGCGGGATTGCGGCATTTATTGCTAA
- a CDS encoding triacylglycerol lipase, with protein sequence MTRTIRRLGSVLLCFALSIPSFAAGYTQTKYPIVLVHGLFGFDKALGVDYFNGVASALQKDGARVFIADVSAVNGNAVRGEQLLSQVKQILAITGAQKVNLIGHSQGAPTSRYVAAVAPQLVASVSTVGGVNKGSKFADVVAGTLPNGSISNSVASSIANAFGSLVALVSGHSGLPQDAKAALYDLSTPGMNAFNAKYPAGVPTTACGQGAAVANGVRYYSWSGSSTLTHLLDASDALLVTTGLAFGGEANDGLVSACATHLGTVIRDNYTMNHADEINQLFGLVSWFETSPVTLFRQHANRLQQAGV encoded by the coding sequence ATGACACGCACCATCCGGCGCCTCGGCAGCGTCCTGCTTTGCTTCGCCCTGTCGATCCCTTCTTTTGCTGCAGGCTATACCCAAACCAAATACCCCATCGTTCTTGTACATGGCCTGTTCGGCTTCGACAAAGCACTGGGTGTCGACTATTTCAACGGCGTCGCCAGCGCGCTGCAAAAAGATGGCGCCAGGGTCTTCATCGCTGACGTTTCCGCTGTCAACGGCAATGCCGTGCGCGGCGAACAGCTGCTCAGTCAGGTCAAACAGATCCTTGCTATCACCGGCGCACAGAAAGTGAACCTGATTGGCCACAGCCAGGGCGCGCCAACCAGCCGGTACGTCGCTGCGGTCGCGCCACAGCTGGTGGCATCGGTCAGCACTGTGGGGGGAGTAAACAAGGGCTCGAAGTTTGCCGATGTTGTCGCAGGCACCTTGCCCAATGGCTCGATTTCCAATAGCGTCGCTTCCAGCATCGCCAACGCATTCGGTAGTCTGGTCGCACTGGTCTCTGGCCACTCAGGGCTTCCGCAAGACGCAAAAGCTGCGCTGTACGATCTGTCCACGCCGGGCATGAATGCTTTCAACGCCAAGTACCCGGCCGGTGTGCCGACAACGGCCTGCGGCCAGGGTGCCGCCGTCGCCAATGGCGTACGCTACTATTCCTGGAGCGGCAGCAGCACGCTGACCCATTTGCTGGATGCCAGCGATGCCCTGCTGGTGACAACTGGCCTGGCCTTTGGCGGCGAAGCCAATGATGGACTGGTCAGTGCCTGCGCCACTCACCTCGGCACCGTGATCCGTGACAACTACACCATGAACCACGCCGACGAAATCAACCAGCTCTTCGGTCTGGTCAGCTGGTTCGAAACCAGCCCGGTCACACTCTTCCGTCAACACGCCAATCGTCTGCAACAGGCAGGTGTGTAA
- a CDS encoding Crp/Fnr family transcriptional regulator: MTQSHSAQTFAPLLRTGSWFASLPDTLQSALLALAQVRQLAAGETLFVRGDAPDGLYCVVDGCIRVSGLTESGNEALLAMLDAPQWFGEIALFDRNVRTHDARAEVASVLLHVPQNQLEALLDAHPHFWRHMGRLLTQRLRILFGAVEDLLLLEPTERVARRLASMATGYGALDGASKRMVRVSQEQLGTMLALSRQTVNQALKTLESTGAIRRSRGEIEIVDMYALQSQSR; the protein is encoded by the coding sequence ATGACACAATCCCATTCTGCACAAACTTTTGCACCGCTGTTGCGCACCGGTAGCTGGTTCGCCTCCTTGCCGGACACATTGCAGTCCGCCTTGCTGGCGCTCGCACAGGTGCGCCAGTTGGCCGCGGGCGAGACGCTGTTTGTGCGTGGCGATGCGCCGGATGGTCTGTATTGCGTCGTGGACGGCTGCATCCGGGTGTCTGGCCTTACTGAGTCAGGCAATGAGGCCTTGCTGGCGATGCTGGATGCACCCCAGTGGTTTGGCGAGATTGCGCTGTTCGATCGCAATGTGCGGACGCATGATGCGCGAGCTGAAGTGGCGAGTGTCCTGCTACATGTGCCGCAGAATCAACTGGAGGCGCTGCTGGATGCGCATCCGCATTTCTGGCGGCACATGGGGCGATTACTGACGCAACGACTGCGCATTCTCTTTGGCGCAGTGGAAGATTTGCTGCTGCTTGAACCCACCGAGCGCGTGGCACGGCGTCTGGCGTCGATGGCCACCGGCTACGGGGCGCTGGATGGCGCCAGCAAGCGCATGGTGCGGGTATCACAGGAACAACTAGGCACCATGCTGGCGCTGTCCCGGCAAACCGTGAATCAGGCGCTGAAGACGCTGGAGTCAACCGGGGCGATCAGGCGCAGCAGGGGGGAGATTGAGATTGTGGACATGTACGCGCTGCAATCTCAATCCAGATAA
- a CDS encoding GNAT family N-acetyltransferase, whose product MQFSQLPDIRTEHVYLRPIRESDLQDWFDYLTVPGFLDHTSRVLKAVSELVHAIYDPASHAADTQIGSIGFHSVQPAHCTAELAYDLSRKAWGKRTLAQLIPPLLDWVHSEVGIIQVQTHAHVDNTRSIHVLERAGFIHEGTLHCLRMVRGQPSDFQLYAHVRTET is encoded by the coding sequence ATGCAATTTAGTCAGCTACCCGACATCCGAACAGAACATGTCTATCTGCGTCCGATTCGCGAAAGCGATCTGCAAGACTGGTTCGACTACCTGACCGTCCCTGGTTTTCTCGATCACACCAGCAGGGTACTCAAAGCGGTCTCGGAGCTGGTGCATGCGATATACGATCCGGCCAGCCATGCGGCCGATACACAAATTGGCTCCATCGGCTTTCATTCAGTTCAGCCTGCGCATTGCACCGCCGAACTCGCCTACGATCTATCCCGTAAAGCATGGGGTAAACGCACACTGGCGCAGTTGATTCCGCCCTTGCTCGATTGGGTACACAGCGAAGTCGGCATCATCCAGGTGCAGACGCATGCCCATGTGGATAATACCCGCTCAATTCACGTGCTAGAACGCGCCGGATTCATCCATGAAGGCACCTTGCACTGCCTGCGCATGGTGCGCGGCCAGCCGAGCGATTTCCAGCTGTACGCGCATGTCCGTACCGAGACTTAA
- a CDS encoding SRPBCC family protein: MKVSVFADINSTPAELFHLSQDYQRRLEWDVYLSEAYLLGDAIEANVGVDSFCKGTSGAVMISRYVSFTPPSVAAVTMIKGPLILDRFSGSWSFKSCEGGTRVTFTYNFRTRPAWLRSIIEPCVAWLYRRDMARRLLAFKRWVETKSGEAK, from the coding sequence GTGAAAGTCTCCGTATTCGCAGACATCAACAGTACACCTGCAGAGTTGTTTCATTTGTCTCAGGATTATCAGCGGCGACTGGAGTGGGATGTGTATCTGTCAGAGGCATATCTGCTGGGTGATGCAATAGAAGCAAATGTCGGTGTGGATTCGTTTTGTAAAGGCACATCGGGAGCGGTGATGATCTCAAGGTATGTCTCCTTCACTCCGCCAAGTGTGGCGGCTGTCACCATGATCAAAGGCCCGCTTATCCTTGATCGATTTAGCGGGAGCTGGTCATTTAAATCATGTGAGGGTGGTACGCGAGTGACTTTCACTTATAACTTCAGAACGCGCCCAGCTTGGCTTCGCTCCATCATCGAACCATGTGTGGCTTGGCTTTATCGACGGGATATGGCGCGCAGATTACTTGCATTCAAGCGTTGGGTAGAAACCAAGAGCGGCGAAGCGAAATAA
- a CDS encoding malonyl-CoA synthase yields the protein MSNANLFDLFATRFPKEANAPCLYLPDGSIWTYDDLNRTAARLANLLIQLGLQPGDRVAVQVDKTAEALALYLASLRAGTVFLPINPAYQRHELDYFLNDATPGLFVCAPEQLALATELAQGAGTPHVLTLDDTGHGSLMDAAADLPDTFATIPRNKDDLAAILYTSGTTGRSKGAMLTHGNLAANVTTLHTAWHFQPNDVLLHMLPIFHIHGLFVACHCMLLNGSSMYFEPKFDPKRAIELLPKSTVFMGVPTYYTRLLANEAFTREIAASIRLFISGSAPLLKETFTQFTERTGHTILERYGMSEGGMFTSNPYLGERRGGTVGQPLPCTQVRVFNDDGLPCATGEVGHIQVKGDNVFAGYWRMPEKTREEFTADGWFKTGDMGSWSDDGYLSISGRSKDLIITGGLNVYPKEIEELIDALPGVVESAVIGLPHADFGEAVTAVVVRDTSAAGAALSPADIIATLKATLANFKVPKAVHLVDDLPRNTMGKVQKNVLRQQFGG from the coding sequence ATGTCCAACGCCAACCTTTTCGACCTCTTTGCTACCCGTTTCCCCAAAGAAGCCAATGCGCCCTGCCTGTACCTGCCGGATGGCAGCATCTGGACTTACGACGACCTCAACCGCACCGCCGCCCGACTGGCGAATCTGCTCATTCAACTCGGCCTGCAACCCGGTGATCGCGTCGCCGTTCAGGTCGACAAAACCGCTGAGGCGCTGGCGCTCTATCTGGCCTCGTTACGTGCGGGCACCGTCTTTCTGCCCATCAATCCGGCCTACCAGCGTCACGAGCTCGACTATTTTCTCAACGATGCCACGCCGGGACTGTTCGTGTGCGCACCGGAGCAACTGGCACTGGCAACCGAACTGGCGCAGGGTGCGGGCACCCCGCATGTGCTGACACTGGACGATACGGGCCACGGCTCGCTCATGGATGCAGCAGCAGACCTGCCCGATACCTTTGCAACGATTCCGCGCAACAAAGATGATCTCGCCGCGATTCTCTACACATCTGGCACAACAGGTCGATCCAAAGGTGCGATGCTGACGCATGGTAATCTCGCCGCCAATGTCACCACCCTTCACACCGCATGGCATTTCCAGCCCAACGACGTGCTCCTGCACATGCTGCCCATCTTCCATATTCACGGATTATTCGTGGCCTGCCACTGCATGCTACTCAATGGCTCGTCCATGTATTTCGAGCCAAAATTCGACCCCAAGCGTGCCATTGAGCTGCTGCCAAAGTCGACCGTTTTCATGGGCGTGCCGACCTACTACACGCGTCTATTGGCAAACGAAGCCTTTACTCGTGAGATCGCCGCATCCATCCGCCTGTTTATTTCCGGCTCGGCGCCGCTGCTCAAAGAAACCTTTACCCAGTTCACCGAGCGTACCGGCCATACCATTCTCGAACGCTATGGCATGAGCGAAGGCGGGATGTTCACGTCCAACCCGTATCTAGGCGAACGCCGGGGCGGCACGGTCGGCCAGCCTCTTCCCTGTACACAGGTGCGCGTTTTCAATGACGACGGATTGCCCTGTGCGACGGGTGAAGTCGGACACATTCAGGTCAAGGGTGACAATGTGTTTGCGGGCTACTGGCGCATGCCGGAAAAAACGCGTGAAGAATTCACTGCCGATGGCTGGTTCAAAACGGGCGACATGGGTAGCTGGAGCGACGATGGCTATCTGTCGATTTCCGGACGATCCAAAGATCTGATCATCACCGGCGGCCTCAATGTCTATCCCAAGGAAATCGAAGAGCTGATCGACGCCTTGCCCGGCGTGGTGGAATCGGCCGTCATCGGACTGCCGCATGCAGATTTCGGCGAAGCGGTCACGGCAGTCGTGGTTCGGGACACGTCTGCAGCGGGTGCCGCATTGAGTCCGGCCGACATCATTGCCACCCTTAAAGCCACGCTGGCAAACTTCAAGGTGCCAAAAGCTGTTCATCTTGTCGACGACTTGCCGCGCAACACCATGGGCAAGGTACAGAAGAATGTCCTGCGGCAGCAATTCGGGGGCTGA
- a CDS encoding AraC family transcriptional regulator yields MLNFPVIHPTYIRLLCHVLRERGVALAPVLAAGGLAEGELGQRRLPVGLASTVALVAAAEQAADCPWLGLIFGRALPLTAHGPIGYAAVASPDARRMLEVIQRYGGMRMPVLSFELMPDEGGVRLLVHERMSLGPLRRFLLDGVVAAFCRLFESNLGGTLAGVTLAIPWSQPDWLDEYEQAAAGASIIWSAPVLSWRFPAAFLLRPCLMSDETAAVDMHVQQHIESELPLSARIAARLGSAETGYPALDDMAASLHLSSRTVIRRLKAEGCTYQDLLDESRKARAEWWLRTTQLAVDVIADRLGFVDTSNFSRTFRRWFGMTPGEMRKGDGLSPMSSTASSTAQPRG; encoded by the coding sequence ATGCTGAATTTTCCGGTGATCCATCCCACCTACATCCGCCTGCTCTGCCATGTGCTGCGCGAGCGTGGTGTCGCGCTTGCGCCTGTGCTGGCGGCGGGAGGGTTGGCGGAGGGAGAGCTGGGGCAACGCCGATTGCCGGTCGGACTGGCATCAACCGTGGCGCTCGTTGCAGCGGCGGAACAGGCTGCGGACTGTCCGTGGCTGGGGCTGATCTTCGGGCGGGCGCTGCCGCTAACGGCACATGGCCCGATTGGTTATGCAGCTGTCGCTAGCCCCGATGCCAGACGGATGCTGGAGGTGATTCAACGCTATGGCGGGATGCGTATGCCGGTGCTGTCGTTCGAGCTGATGCCGGATGAGGGCGGCGTGCGCTTGTTGGTGCATGAACGCATGTCGCTGGGGCCATTGCGGCGCTTTTTGCTGGATGGCGTGGTGGCGGCGTTTTGCCGTCTATTCGAGAGCAATCTGGGCGGCACGCTGGCGGGCGTGACGCTCGCGATACCGTGGTCGCAGCCAGACTGGCTGGATGAATATGAACAGGCGGCTGCAGGTGCCTCGATTATCTGGTCGGCACCCGTTTTGTCGTGGCGGTTTCCGGCAGCCTTTTTGCTGCGGCCGTGTCTGATGTCGGATGAGACCGCTGCGGTGGATATGCATGTACAGCAGCACATCGAATCGGAACTGCCTTTGTCGGCACGGATTGCGGCGCGTCTGGGCTCGGCTGAAACGGGCTATCCCGCGCTGGACGATATGGCTGCCAGCCTGCATCTTTCATCACGCACGGTGATTCGTCGCCTGAAAGCTGAAGGGTGCACTTATCAGGATCTGCTGGATGAAAGCCGCAAGGCGCGGGCCGAATGGTGGCTGCGGACGACGCAGCTGGCGGTGGACGTGATTGCGGATCGACTCGGGTTTGTTGATACGTCCAATTTCAGCCGCACCTTCCGGCGCTGGTTTGGCATGACGCCGGGGGAGATGCGAAAGGGGGACGGATTGTCCCCCATGTCGTCTACCGCCAGTTCGACTGCACAACCGCGTGGTTAA
- the creD gene encoding cell envelope integrity protein CreD: protein MSKHLTFKFIAIGVVMLVLMIALGMVEGMVASRRAYKTEALSSIADGAAGMQRVEGLVWVLPFRKKVMNAPDEHGVQTYHWEEREYRVLPDQLSADGDIRTYTRKRDMYQALLYHADLTLSGDITLPDTRAERKDPNIIWGKPFVALGISDMRGIKEIPVLTWNGIDHTFEPGSKMKKIATGIHIDLPEHDGDARTIHFQVRLPLEGMDELSVVPLGRNSDLHLKSDWRSPSFVGRYLPDVRVFSAKGFDAQWKTSWMSNGMNEHFEQCMSGQCDQYRDVALRTRLFEPVDVYMQTDRASKYGILFMILTFAAFFLNEIMRKISIHPVQYGLVGMSLAIFFLLLLSLAEQLPFWLAYLIAASACVIQNGLYGGHALGSRRAGLIHAGMLAGLYGILYLLLCMEDYALLCGTLLLFAALTAVMMLTRKVNWYAIGRNEVQEAA from the coding sequence GTGTCCAAGCATCTGACATTCAAATTTATTGCCATCGGGGTGGTTATGCTGGTGCTAATGATTGCGCTTGGCATGGTCGAAGGCATGGTGGCTTCCCGACGAGCCTATAAGACTGAAGCGCTATCTTCCATCGCCGATGGTGCCGCCGGCATGCAACGGGTGGAGGGGCTGGTATGGGTGCTGCCGTTTCGCAAGAAAGTGATGAATGCACCGGATGAACATGGCGTCCAGACCTATCACTGGGAAGAGCGGGAGTATCGCGTCCTGCCGGATCAATTGTCAGCAGACGGCGATATTCGTACCTACACCCGCAAGCGCGATATGTATCAGGCCCTGCTCTACCACGCCGACCTGACCCTGAGTGGCGACATCACGCTGCCCGATACCCGTGCCGAACGCAAAGACCCGAACATTATCTGGGGCAAGCCGTTTGTCGCGCTGGGGATCAGCGATATGCGCGGTATCAAGGAAATTCCCGTTCTGACCTGGAATGGCATAGATCACACCTTCGAGCCCGGCAGCAAGATGAAGAAGATCGCGACGGGTATCCATATCGATTTGCCCGAACATGATGGCGATGCGCGCACCATTCATTTTCAGGTCCGCCTGCCCCTGGAAGGCATGGACGAACTCTCCGTCGTACCACTGGGTCGTAATTCCGATCTGCATTTGAAATCGGACTGGCGCAGCCCGAGTTTTGTCGGCCGCTACTTGCCGGACGTGCGGGTGTTTTCGGCCAAGGGATTCGACGCGCAGTGGAAAACCAGCTGGATGTCCAACGGCATGAACGAACACTTCGAGCAATGCATGAGCGGTCAGTGCGATCAATACCGCGATGTGGCCTTGCGTACCCGCCTCTTCGAGCCAGTTGATGTCTACATGCAGACCGACCGCGCCAGCAAATACGGCATCCTGTTCATGATCCTGACTTTTGCAGCGTTTTTCCTCAATGAAATCATGCGCAAGATCAGCATCCACCCGGTGCAATATGGTCTGGTGGGTATGTCGCTGGCGATTTTCTTCCTGCTTCTGCTCTCGCTGGCCGAGCAACTGCCCTTCTGGCTGGCGTATCTGATCGCGGCGTCTGCCTGTGTCATCCAGAATGGCTTATATGGCGGCCATGCACTGGGTAGCCGTCGAGCGGGTCTGATTCATGCAGGCATGCTGGCAGGCCTCTATGGCATCCTCTATCTGCTGCTGTGCATGGAAGATTACGCGCTGCTATGCGGCACCCTGCTGCTCTTCGCCGCCCTCACCGCCGTGATGATGCTTACCCGCAAGGTGAACTGGTATGCGATTGGACGAAATGAGGTGCAGGAAGCGGCTTAA
- a CDS encoding DUF962 domain-containing protein — translation MKTLDAHLANYAAYHRDTRNIATHFVGIPMIVVSVAILLSKLTVLIVGWRFSAAAVVAAGASLFYLNLNRPIGILMSILMALSVWAGYAAAAQDTQTWLMLGVGGFVVGWIIQFVGHVFEGRKPAFVDDLTGLIIGPLFVACEALFMLGMCLELKAQIEAVVGPTRSGKISKPA, via the coding sequence GTGAAAACCCTCGACGCCCATCTGGCCAACTACGCCGCCTACCACCGCGATACGCGCAATATCGCCACGCATTTTGTCGGGATTCCCATGATTGTGGTGTCAGTCGCCATTCTGCTGAGCAAGCTAACCGTACTGATCGTCGGCTGGCGCTTCAGTGCGGCGGCCGTGGTTGCGGCGGGTGCCAGTCTGTTTTACCTCAACCTGAATCGCCCGATTGGCATCCTGATGTCCATCCTGATGGCGCTCTCGGTCTGGGCAGGCTACGCTGCCGCAGCACAGGACACGCAAACCTGGCTGATGCTGGGTGTGGGTGGTTTTGTGGTGGGCTGGATCATCCAGTTTGTCGGTCATGTATTCGAGGGCCGCAAACCCGCCTTTGTCGATGATCTCACCGGTCTCATCATCGGCCCGCTGTTTGTGGCCTGCGAAGCGCTGTTCATGCTGGGCATGTGTCTTGAGTTAAAGGCACAGATCGAGGCTGTCGTCGGGCCAACCCGCTCGGGCAAGATCAGCAAACCTGCCTGA
- a CDS encoding lipase chaperone yields MRWAALAVSSAAAGGLIIWMVRPDANASAPVATLSPAPQHVAAGGSLFGTRMDGYIRSEEGELVLSPELLRRFEYFLSQSGEKSLGQIRSEIEASLDQDLALSAAKQAKELLGRYLSFREALKGIKLSADQSGQSLSALQTRLQRYRDTRKQFFSEKEIAALFGSNDREDDLALQRVALRNDSRLSDAEKRAREAALDATLSVAERQQRDASISHLSLASAVDSARAKGASTAQIFEIRAQTVGAEAAQRLAELDREESAWQARIESYTQARQHVLQSASTVNADTALQQLRDRMFSKEEQLRLPAFEH; encoded by the coding sequence ATGCGTTGGGCCGCCCTTGCAGTCAGTAGCGCTGCAGCGGGTGGCCTGATCATCTGGATGGTCAGGCCAGACGCCAACGCCTCCGCCCCGGTCGCCACCTTATCACCAGCGCCGCAACATGTTGCGGCAGGTGGTTCGCTCTTCGGTACCCGTATGGATGGGTATATTCGCAGCGAAGAGGGCGAACTGGTTCTCAGCCCCGAACTCCTGCGCCGCTTCGAGTACTTCCTATCGCAAAGCGGCGAAAAATCACTCGGCCAGATTCGCAGCGAAATCGAAGCTTCGCTCGATCAAGATCTTGCCCTATCCGCAGCCAAACAGGCCAAGGAACTGCTGGGACGCTATCTGTCTTTCCGCGAAGCACTCAAAGGCATCAAGCTTTCCGCCGATCAGTCGGGTCAGTCTCTCAGCGCATTGCAGACTCGCCTGCAACGCTACCGTGACACGCGGAAACAATTTTTTTCTGAAAAGGAAATTGCGGCACTGTTCGGCAGCAACGACCGTGAAGACGATCTGGCACTTCAGCGGGTTGCCCTGCGTAATGACAGCAGACTGAGCGACGCAGAAAAGCGGGCTCGCGAAGCTGCACTGGATGCGACCTTATCCGTGGCCGAACGCCAGCAGCGGGATGCTAGCATCAGCCATCTCTCTCTGGCCTCCGCCGTGGACAGTGCGCGCGCCAAGGGCGCTTCCACCGCGCAGATTTTTGAGATCCGCGCTCAGACGGTAGGTGCAGAAGCGGCACAGCGTCTCGCCGAACTAGACCGAGAAGAGTCTGCCTGGCAAGCGCGCATCGAATCCTATACCCAAGCGCGACAGCACGTTCTGCAGAGCGCCAGCACCGTCAATGCCGATACCGCACTACAACAACTGCGCGATCGCATGTTCAGCAAGGAAGAGCAGCTTCGCCTGCCCGCCTTCGAACACTGA
- a CDS encoding flavin reductase family protein, translated as MSCFVPVALAHASRLINHGPTVLVTTAHNGRRNIMAAAWSMPVEFTPPRIAIVIDKRTLTKEMIAASGVFAVCIPGVAQAKLTYAVGTCSGRDVDKFAHYAIDAATGPVTGVPVLELGCSAWMECRLIPEAHTEQAYDTCFAEVVSAAADPCIFCEGHWNVDERNGDLHTIHHVGAGKFVSGGGMFGVGANNV; from the coding sequence ATGTCCTGTTTTGTTCCGGTTGCCCTTGCGCATGCCAGTCGCCTGATTAACCATGGCCCGACCGTACTGGTGACGACCGCGCACAATGGCCGCCGCAATATCATGGCGGCTGCCTGGTCGATGCCCGTCGAGTTCACCCCGCCGCGCATTGCGATCGTCATCGATAAACGTACCCTGACTAAAGAGATGATTGCCGCGAGTGGCGTATTTGCGGTGTGCATTCCGGGTGTGGCGCAGGCAAAGCTGACCTACGCGGTCGGCACTTGCAGTGGCCGGGATGTCGACAAATTTGCGCACTATGCTATTGACGCGGCGACTGGTCCGGTGACGGGTGTGCCAGTGCTGGAGTTAGGTTGTTCCGCGTGGATGGAATGCCGGCTGATTCCCGAGGCGCATACTGAACAGGCTTACGATACCTGCTTTGCCGAAGTGGTATCGGCCGCAGCCGACCCGTGCATTTTCTGCGAGGGACACTGGAATGTGGATGAGCGCAATGGCGATCTCCATACGATTCATCATGTGGGGGCTGGGAAGTTTGTGTCGGGTGGGGGGATGTTTGGGGTTGGGGCGAACAATGTTTGA
- a CDS encoding alkane 1-monooxygenase translates to MDMHLTPADLPYRDRKKWVWLASLAVPATVGAGPLLYLQFHAAWMLWLPLLVMYGVVPMLDWLLGEDRSNPPESAVPALEQVAYYRYITFALVPILGAAWAFSLWFLGTQTLPLHGVIAVIIIAGGIGGFAINLAHEMGHKRPAHERGLAQLVLAPFAYGHFVIEHNRGHHKHVSTPEDSASSRMGESIYRFALRELPGGLMRGWKLEWARCRQAGLAPLSLHNELIITSLITLALWTGMIVWLGTAILPMLLGIAVWAWFQLTSANYIEHYGLLRRKQDNGQYERCQPHHSWNSNHIFSNWALFHLQRHSDHHAHPMRRYQSLRHFDNLPTLPNGYFGMFVIAYLPPLWFHVMNPRLIKAVGGDASRIHFQPGKEAGLRVRYRLA, encoded by the coding sequence ATGGACATGCATCTCACCCCAGCAGATCTGCCGTACCGCGACCGCAAGAAATGGGTCTGGCTGGCCTCGCTGGCGGTACCGGCCACGGTTGGCGCCGGCCCTCTGCTCTACCTGCAATTTCATGCCGCGTGGATGCTATGGCTCCCGCTGCTGGTGATGTATGGCGTGGTGCCCATGCTGGACTGGCTGCTGGGTGAAGATCGCTCCAATCCGCCCGAATCCGCCGTCCCCGCGCTTGAACAAGTGGCTTACTATCGCTACATCACCTTTGCGCTGGTGCCGATTCTGGGCGCTGCGTGGGCGTTCTCGCTATGGTTTCTGGGTACGCAGACCTTACCACTGCATGGCGTAATTGCCGTGATTATCATCGCCGGTGGCATCGGCGGATTTGCGATCAATCTGGCGCACGAAATGGGCCACAAGCGTCCGGCGCACGAACGCGGACTGGCGCAACTGGTCCTCGCGCCTTTTGCATACGGCCATTTTGTCATCGAACACAATCGCGGGCATCACAAGCATGTATCCACGCCGGAAGACTCGGCCTCCTCGCGTATGGGCGAATCCATCTACCGCTTTGCGCTGCGGGAATTACCGGGCGGATTGATGCGCGGATGGAAGCTGGAGTGGGCACGCTGCCGCCAGGCCGGGCTCGCGCCATTGTCGCTGCATAACGAGCTGATCATCACCAGTCTGATTACGCTGGCGCTATGGACGGGGATGATTGTGTGGCTCGGCACCGCCATCTTGCCAATGCTGCTCGGGATCGCGGTCTGGGCGTGGTTCCAGCTCACCTCGGCCAATTACATCGAGCACTACGGTCTCTTGCGCCGCAAGCAGGACAACGGTCAGTACGAGCGCTGCCAGCCCCATCACTCATGGAACAGCAACCACATTTTTTCCAACTGGGCGCTCTTCCACCTGCAACGGCACTCCGACCATCACGCCCACCCGATGCGCCGCTACCAGTCGCTGCGCCATTTCGACAATCTGCCCACCCTGCCCAATGGCTATTTCGGGATGTTTGTCATCGCCTACCTGCCCCCGCTGTGGTTCCACGTCATGAACCCGCGCCTGATCAAGGCCGTGGGCGGCGATGCGTCGCGGATACATTTTCAGCCGGGGAAGGAGGCGGGGTTACGGGTGAGGTATCGACTCGCCTGA